The following proteins come from a genomic window of Malus domestica chromosome 02, GDT2T_hap1:
- the LOC103407923 gene encoding UTP--glucose-1-phosphate uridylyltransferase isoform X1 yields MTLHSIVIQKLLSTNAHLGRRVAAHHFKQFTYGTRNGMAIIDSDRTLICLRSAAEFIAALAQQKARFMFVNTNSLWDEIIEQMTKRIGCYSPSMNMLWRTGGFLTNSHSPKKFRSRHKKICFGPTQPPDCLVVFDTDRKSSVILEADRLQIPIVSLVDSAMPLEYYKKITYPIPANDSVQFVYLVCNLITKTFLLQQKRNGAVAADEGTREKVESIEESKTTNKAELLVLPYNLLPISPGVEETEELLDKLVVLKFNGALGTNMGFDGPKSAIEIRDGLTSLDLIVKQIETLRSKYRCSVPLLLMNTPTTHEDTVKVLEKYSISNIDIHSLKQTEQPQLKSHGVGRGGEDELYPSGHGALFLSLVKSGTLDVLLSQGKEYILLVNSDNVAATIDPKILNHLIENKIEYCMEVTPTSYDSDFSNIGSRLQKFELAEIAQNFVKHSMDKFKLLDTGSLWVNLKAVKRLLDTDAIKIEDISVSKGTESDQVPLQETAAGSAIRFFDRAIGVNVPHSRSLSINKTSDLLLLKSDIFICDGGVLVRNIARTNPEDPVIELGPEFEKVSDLLSRFKSIPDIMDLDRLKVTGDVWFGAGITLKGKVTIVAKPGMKLEIPDGVVIENKDINDPSDI; encoded by the exons ATGACTCTCCACTCCATAGTCATACAGAAGCTGCTCAGCACCAACGCCCATTTGGGCCGCCGTGTCGCCGCCCACCACTTCAAGCAGTTCACCTACGGAACCCGCAATGGCATGGCCATCATCGACTCCGACCGCACCCTCATCTGCCTCCGCAGCGCCGCCGAGTTCATCGCCGCCCTCGCCCAGCAGAAGGCCCGCTTCATGTTCGTCAACACCAACTCCCTCTGGGACGAAATCATCGAGCAGATGACGAAGAGGATTGGGTGCTACAGCCCCTCCATGAACATGCTCTGGCGCACTGGCGGCTTCCTCACGAACAGCCACAGTCCCAAGAAGTTCAGGTCTCGCCATAAGAAGATTTGCTTCGGCCCCACCCAGCCCCCGGATTGCCTTGTGGTTTTTGACACGGATCGAAAATCTTCGGTGATTCTCGAGGCTGATAGGTTGCAGATTCCAATTGTTTCGCTTGTCGATTCGGCAATGCCATTGGAGTACTATAAGAAGATCACCTATCCGATTCCCGCCAATGACTCGGTTCAGTTCGTGTACTTGGTGTGCAATTTGATTACCAAGACGTTTCTTCTCCAGCAGAAGAGAAATGGTGCTGTTGCAGCGGACGAGGGGACGAG GGAGAAAGTGGAGAGTATAGAGGAGAGTAAGACTACCAACAAGGCTGAGTTGCTTGTGCTTCCTTACAACTTGTTACCCATTTCTCCTG GTGTTGAAGAAACTGAGGAGCTCTTAGACAAGCTTGTTGTGCTCAAGTTCAATGGAGCTTTGGGTACAAATATGGGATTCGATGGCCCCAA GTCTGCTATTGAAATCCGTGATGGGTTGACATCTTTGGACTTAATTGTTAAGCAAATTGAG ACTCTCCGTTCTAAGTACAGATGCAGTGTTCCTTTGCTCCTGATGAACACACCAACGACACATGAAGATACCGTCAAG GTCTTGGAGAAATATTCCATTTCAAACATTGATATCCATTCTCTTAAACAG ACCGAACAACCACAGCTGAAGTCACATGGAGTAGGACGGGGTGGTGAAGATGAACT GTATCCTTCTGGACATGGAGCATTGTTCCTTTCCCTTGTCAAAAGTGGAACTCTTGATGTCCTATTATCACAG GGTAAGGAGTATATCCTTCTGGTTAACTCAGACAACGTGGCTGCTACAATTGACCCAA AAATTTTAAACCATTtgattgaaaacaaaattgaatatTGTATGGAG GTCACACCTACCTCTTATGATTCAGATTTTAGCAACATTGGCTCACGCCTACAGAAGTTTGAG CTTGCGGAAATAGCTCAGAACTTTGTTAAACAT TCAATGGACAAATTCAAACTTCTTGATACTGGCAGCTT GTGGGTCAATTTGAAAGCCGTTAAAAGGCTTTTGGATACAGATGCAATAAAGATAGAAGACATCTCTGTTTCAAAG GGAACGGAGAGTGATCAAGTTCCTTTGCAAGAAACGGCAGCTGGTTCAGCAATACGG TTCTTTGATCGTGCTATTGGTGTCAATGTTCCCCATTCTCGATCCCTTTCAATCAATAAAACATCAGACCTACTCCTTTTAAAG tcAGATATCTTCATCTGCGATGGAGGAGTTCTAGTTCGGAATATAGCTAGAACAAATCCCGAAGATCCTGTTATTGAATTAGGACCTGAATTCGAAAAG GTCAGTGACCTCCTGAGCCGATTTAAGTCCATACCCGATATTATGGACCTGGATAGATTGAAGGTGACTGGTGACGTATGGTTTGGAGCTGGTATAACTCTCAAG
- the LOC103407923 gene encoding small ribosomal subunit protein uS2m isoform X2: MTLHSIVIQKLLSTNAHLGRRVAAHHFKQFTYGTRNGMAIIDSDRTLICLRSAAEFIAALAQQKARFMFVNTNSLWDEIIEQMTKRIGCYSPSMNMLWRTGGFLTNSHSPKKFRSRHKKICFGPTQPPDCLVVFDTDRKSSVILEADRLQIPIVSLVDSAMPLEYYKKITYPIPANDSVQFVYLVCNLITKTFLLQQKRNGAVAADEGTREKVESIEESKTTNKAELLVLPYNLLPISPGVEETEELLDKLVVLKFNGALGTNMGFDGPKSAIEIRDGLTSLDLIVKQIETLRSKYRCSVPLLLMNTPTTHEDTVKVLEKYSISNIDIHSLKQTEQPQLKSHGVGRGGEDELYPSGHGALFLSLVKSGTLDVLLSQGKEYILLVNSDNVAATIDPSILVVVFFFY; encoded by the exons ATGACTCTCCACTCCATAGTCATACAGAAGCTGCTCAGCACCAACGCCCATTTGGGCCGCCGTGTCGCCGCCCACCACTTCAAGCAGTTCACCTACGGAACCCGCAATGGCATGGCCATCATCGACTCCGACCGCACCCTCATCTGCCTCCGCAGCGCCGCCGAGTTCATCGCCGCCCTCGCCCAGCAGAAGGCCCGCTTCATGTTCGTCAACACCAACTCCCTCTGGGACGAAATCATCGAGCAGATGACGAAGAGGATTGGGTGCTACAGCCCCTCCATGAACATGCTCTGGCGCACTGGCGGCTTCCTCACGAACAGCCACAGTCCCAAGAAGTTCAGGTCTCGCCATAAGAAGATTTGCTTCGGCCCCACCCAGCCCCCGGATTGCCTTGTGGTTTTTGACACGGATCGAAAATCTTCGGTGATTCTCGAGGCTGATAGGTTGCAGATTCCAATTGTTTCGCTTGTCGATTCGGCAATGCCATTGGAGTACTATAAGAAGATCACCTATCCGATTCCCGCCAATGACTCGGTTCAGTTCGTGTACTTGGTGTGCAATTTGATTACCAAGACGTTTCTTCTCCAGCAGAAGAGAAATGGTGCTGTTGCAGCGGACGAGGGGACGAG GGAGAAAGTGGAGAGTATAGAGGAGAGTAAGACTACCAACAAGGCTGAGTTGCTTGTGCTTCCTTACAACTTGTTACCCATTTCTCCTG GTGTTGAAGAAACTGAGGAGCTCTTAGACAAGCTTGTTGTGCTCAAGTTCAATGGAGCTTTGGGTACAAATATGGGATTCGATGGCCCCAA GTCTGCTATTGAAATCCGTGATGGGTTGACATCTTTGGACTTAATTGTTAAGCAAATTGAG ACTCTCCGTTCTAAGTACAGATGCAGTGTTCCTTTGCTCCTGATGAACACACCAACGACACATGAAGATACCGTCAAG GTCTTGGAGAAATATTCCATTTCAAACATTGATATCCATTCTCTTAAACAG ACCGAACAACCACAGCTGAAGTCACATGGAGTAGGACGGGGTGGTGAAGATGAACT GTATCCTTCTGGACATGGAGCATTGTTCCTTTCCCTTGTCAAAAGTGGAACTCTTGATGTCCTATTATCACAG GGTAAGGAGTATATCCTTCTGGTTAACTCAGACAACGTGGCTGCTACAATTGACCCAAGTATCCTTGTcgtagtttttttcttttattaa